The following proteins are encoded in a genomic region of Rhodoferax aquaticus:
- a CDS encoding MinD/ParA family protein: protein MADVLTPGGADEPKELVPLKPLGKVMAITSGKGGVGKTFVSANLAAALAKRGHRVLVLDADLGLANLDVVLNLYPKITLHDVFTGKAKIEEAIIKAPGGFSVLLAGSGMVEYSRLTTEVRDDFLRIMSGLVPHYDIVLLDTGAGISDVVLFAVSLASEVIVVATPEPTSLTDAYATIKVLVGQQKRSTIRMVVNQAARMGDGRAITTQLQQVLDRFVSTDPAKPIRLIHMGDIPADQSVRQAIMRRQLMMQSTPGCPAAMAIAQLAMRFEETVMVRKPAN from the coding sequence ATGGCAGATGTTCTAACTCCAGGCGGGGCCGACGAGCCCAAAGAATTGGTGCCCCTCAAGCCGCTGGGCAAGGTCATGGCCATTACGAGTGGCAAAGGTGGCGTGGGCAAGACCTTTGTATCCGCCAACCTAGCAGCGGCGCTCGCCAAGCGCGGACACCGGGTGCTGGTACTGGATGCTGACCTCGGTTTGGCCAACCTAGACGTGGTGCTGAATCTGTACCCCAAGATCACCCTGCACGATGTGTTTACCGGCAAGGCAAAAATTGAGGAAGCCATCATCAAGGCGCCTGGTGGTTTTTCTGTGTTGCTGGCAGGCTCGGGCATGGTGGAGTACTCGCGGCTCACCACCGAAGTGCGCGACGATTTTTTGCGCATCATGAGCGGGCTGGTTCCCCACTACGACATCGTGCTGCTGGACACAGGTGCTGGCATCTCGGATGTGGTGCTGTTCGCTGTGTCATTGGCATCTGAAGTGATAGTGGTTGCCACGCCAGAGCCCACCTCGTTGACCGATGCTTATGCCACGATCAAAGTCTTGGTCGGCCAGCAAAAACGCAGCACGATCCGGATGGTGGTCAACCAAGCCGCACGCATGGGCGATGGCCGTGCCATCACAACACAGCTACAACAAGTACTAGACCGGTTTGTCAGCACCGACCCCGCCAAGCCCATACGCTTGATTCACATGGGCGACATCCCTGCAGACCAATCGGTGCGGCAAGCCATTATGCGCAGGCAGTTGATGATGCAAAGTACGCCTGGCTGCCCAGCCGCGATGGCCATTGCCCAGCTGGCTATGCGGTTTGAAGAAACCGTGATGGTTCGTAAACCGGCCAACTAA
- a CDS encoding GGDEF domain-containing protein: MASALANPDTSALEYLQGIIDGLCELSLKDPLTGLANRRQFLAVQDRAIEVVARSGEPALLLMLDIDHFKKVNDTYGHPAGDQVLQCVAKALESCVRPMDTVARYGGEEFAVVLPNCRTSFGSMVAQRIREAIEALRIQISPGVMIKVTVSIGGAYAPEWVRSTAALWTERADVQLYKAKTEGRNRVFLDHQQEIFVSAEEKSLLFGHLTQGDPAWVENVPSELPSANAPGSMQRVN; this comes from the coding sequence ATGGCCTCAGCTCTGGCGAACCCCGACACTTCCGCTCTTGAATACCTGCAGGGCATTATTGATGGGTTGTGCGAGCTTTCGCTGAAAGATCCGCTCACGGGTTTGGCCAATCGGCGCCAATTCTTGGCAGTTCAAGACCGTGCTATCGAAGTTGTTGCGCGCTCAGGGGAGCCCGCTCTGTTGCTCATGTTGGACATCGACCACTTCAAGAAAGTCAACGATACCTATGGCCATCCCGCTGGAGACCAAGTTCTACAGTGCGTGGCAAAGGCACTAGAAAGCTGTGTGCGGCCGATGGACACCGTCGCACGTTATGGCGGAGAAGAGTTTGCGGTCGTGCTGCCGAATTGCCGCACCTCGTTTGGCTCCATGGTGGCTCAACGTATTCGCGAGGCCATTGAAGCACTGCGTATTCAAATTTCTCCCGGTGTCATGATCAAAGTCACAGTGAGTATTGGCGGCGCCTACGCACCTGAATGGGTACGATCTACCGCAGCGCTATGGACAGAGCGTGCCGATGTGCAACTTTACAAAGCCAAGACGGAAGGTCGCAACCGCGTCTTTCTGGATCACCAACAAGAAATTTTTGTCAGTGCAGAGGAAAAAAGCTTGCTTTTTGGTCACCTCACGCAGGGAGATCCTGCGTGGGTTGAAAACGTACCTAGTGAATTACCGAGTGCTAACGCCCCGGGCTCTATGCAGAGGGTGAATTAA
- a CDS encoding HesA/MoeB/ThiF family protein, translating into MQDDELLRYSRHILLNEIGIEGQERILASHALVIGAGGLGSPAAMYLACAGVGTITLVDHDTVDLTNLQRQIAHHTASVGTSKVSSAHACLSALNPNTMVRTHTQRADTTLLDALVPQADVVLDCCDNFTTRQAINEACVKHKIPLVSGAAVQFDGQITTFDARNERSPCYACIYPQDTPPEEAQCATMGVFAPLVGIVGATQAAEALKVITRVGDLLSGKLLMLNAKHMEWHALHIPRNRMCEVCG; encoded by the coding sequence ATGCAGGACGACGAACTGCTGCGTTACTCGCGGCATATCCTGCTCAACGAGATCGGTATTGAAGGCCAGGAGCGCATCTTGGCTAGCCATGCCCTAGTCATTGGCGCTGGGGGGCTAGGCTCACCTGCAGCCATGTACCTTGCGTGCGCTGGCGTAGGAACCATTACTTTGGTGGATCACGACACCGTTGACCTGACCAATCTGCAACGCCAGATTGCCCACCACACGGCAAGCGTCGGCACGTCCAAAGTAAGCTCTGCGCACGCATGCTTGAGTGCACTCAACCCCAATACGATGGTTCGCACGCATACGCAACGTGCCGATACAACACTGTTGGATGCCTTGGTTCCTCAGGCTGATGTCGTTCTGGACTGCTGTGACAACTTCACAACCCGACAAGCCATCAACGAGGCTTGCGTGAAGCACAAAATCCCTTTAGTTTCGGGTGCTGCAGTGCAATTCGATGGGCAAATCACTACTTTTGATGCACGTAACGAGCGAAGCCCCTGCTACGCATGCATCTACCCGCAAGACACACCACCAGAAGAAGCCCAATGCGCGACGATGGGGGTCTTTGCACCATTGGTTGGGATTGTTGGCGCGACACAAGCAGCCGAAGCGCTCAAGGTCATCACACGAGTCGGGGATTTGTTGAGCGGCAAACTACTGATGCTCAACGCTAAGCATATGGAGTGGCACGCGTTGCATATTCCGCGCAACAGGATGTGCGAGGTGTGTGGTTGA
- a CDS encoding S41 family peptidase, giving the protein MGHKLKITGWIALGALAGALTTVSLQTVARGTLEPLPLEELQQLAAVFGMIKSDYVEPVDEKKMITDAISGMVSSLDPHSQYFDKKSLKEFKEGTAGKFVGVGIEITQEDGLVKVVSPIEGSPAFRAGLKPNDLITKIDDTAVKGLTLNEAVKRMRGEPDTKVLLTIFRKEENRTFPVTIVREEIKQKSVRGKVVEPGYGWIRISQFQERTVDDFAAKLNEMYTQDPNMKGLVLDLRNDPGGLLDAAVAVSAAFLPENVTVVSTNGQTPESKQVLKATPQDYRRRSGSDPLKSLPPGIKKVPLVVLVNEGSASASEIVAGALQDHNRGKLMGSQTFGKGSVQTLRCLDARYSLDSCPTTGLKITTARYYTPSGKSIQAKGIIPDVMVDETPEGSPFAALRTREADLEKHLASGQGEEVKDPAHEKAREEALKRLEDEMKKPVAERRPPEFGSDKDFQLTQALNQLKGKPVLVSKTLVERKEEKKDN; this is encoded by the coding sequence ATGGGTCACAAACTAAAGATCACCGGTTGGATTGCCTTGGGCGCTTTGGCAGGCGCACTCACTACGGTTTCATTGCAAACCGTTGCCCGCGGCACTCTCGAACCGCTGCCGCTTGAAGAGCTGCAGCAGCTTGCAGCGGTGTTCGGCATGATCAAGAGCGATTACGTTGAGCCCGTCGATGAGAAAAAAATGATCACCGATGCCATCTCTGGCATGGTGTCCAGCTTAGATCCCCATTCTCAGTATTTCGACAAAAAATCTTTGAAAGAATTCAAAGAAGGAACCGCTGGCAAGTTTGTTGGCGTGGGAATTGAGATCACCCAAGAGGACGGCTTGGTGAAGGTGGTATCGCCCATTGAAGGCTCCCCTGCTTTTCGCGCTGGGCTAAAGCCCAATGACCTGATCACCAAGATTGACGACACTGCGGTCAAGGGCTTGACCCTGAACGAGGCTGTTAAGCGCATGCGCGGCGAGCCTGATACCAAGGTTTTGCTGACCATATTCCGCAAGGAAGAAAATCGCACCTTCCCCGTGACCATTGTGCGTGAAGAGATCAAGCAAAAGTCAGTTCGAGGCAAGGTGGTAGAGCCGGGCTACGGTTGGATTCGTATCAGCCAGTTCCAAGAGCGCACAGTGGATGACTTTGCGGCCAAGCTCAACGAGATGTATACCCAAGACCCAAACATGAAAGGTTTGGTATTGGACTTGCGCAATGACCCAGGTGGATTGTTGGACGCAGCGGTTGCGGTTTCCGCGGCCTTCCTTCCAGAAAACGTCACCGTGGTGTCGACTAATGGACAAACACCTGAAAGCAAACAGGTGCTTAAGGCAACTCCGCAAGACTACCGCCGACGCAGTGGGTCTGACCCCCTCAAGTCTTTGCCACCGGGCATTAAAAAGGTACCTCTGGTTGTGTTGGTCAATGAGGGGTCGGCCTCCGCCAGTGAAATTGTGGCGGGCGCTTTGCAAGACCACAACCGTGGAAAACTGATGGGCAGTCAAACATTTGGCAAAGGTTCCGTCCAAACGCTGCGTTGCCTAGATGCACGCTATAGCTTGGACAGCTGCCCAACAACTGGCTTAAAAATTACCACGGCACGCTACTACACGCCGAGTGGAAAATCCATTCAGGCCAAAGGGATTATTCCCGACGTGATGGTGGACGAAACGCCTGAAGGCAGTCCCTTTGCCGCATTGCGCACGCGCGAGGCAGACTTAGAGAAGCATCTGGCTAGTGGACAAGGAGAAGAAGTCAAAGATCCTGCACACGAAAAAGCCCGCGAAGAAGCACTGAAACGCCTAGAAGATGAGATGAAAAAACCAGTCGCTGAGCGTCGCCCGCCAGAGTTTGGTTCAGACAAAGATTTTCAGTTGACCCAAGCACTCAACCAACTCAAGGGAAAACCTGTGCTGGTGAGCAAGACGCTTGTAGAACGCAAGGAAGAGAAGAAGGACAACTAG
- the gpmA gene encoding 2,3-diphosphoglycerate-dependent phosphoglycerate mutase has protein sequence MYKLVLVRHGESTWNLENRFTGWTDVDLTATGIDQAKNAGRLLKADGYEFDVAYTSVLKRATRTLWHCLDEMDRTWLPVVHSWRLNERHYGALQGLNKGDTAKKYGDEQVLVWRRSYDTPPPALEATDPRCERGDLRYAKLQADQVPLTECLKDTVARVMPFWNESMAPAILAGKRIVVAAHGNSIRALVKYLDNISDDDIVGLNIPNGIPLVYELDAQLGPIRHYYLGDAEAAAQAAAAVASQGKA, from the coding sequence ATGTACAAACTAGTTCTTGTTCGCCACGGCGAATCCACTTGGAATTTGGAAAACCGCTTCACCGGATGGACTGACGTTGATTTAACGGCGACCGGTATTGACCAAGCCAAAAACGCGGGGCGTTTGCTGAAGGCCGACGGCTATGAGTTTGACGTGGCGTACACCAGCGTGCTCAAGCGCGCGACCCGCACCCTGTGGCACTGCCTGGACGAGATGGACCGTACTTGGCTACCGGTCGTACATAGCTGGCGCCTCAATGAGCGCCATTACGGGGCACTACAAGGCCTCAACAAAGGCGATACAGCCAAGAAATACGGCGACGAGCAGGTGTTGGTATGGCGCCGCAGCTATGACACGCCGCCGCCCGCGCTGGAAGCCACAGATCCCCGCTGCGAGCGTGGCGACCTGCGTTATGCCAAGCTTCAGGCAGACCAAGTGCCGCTGACCGAATGTCTGAAAGACACCGTAGCGCGCGTCATGCCGTTTTGGAACGAATCGATGGCCCCAGCCATTTTGGCAGGTAAGCGTATTGTGGTCGCGGCCCATGGCAACTCCATTCGCGCTCTAGTGAAGTACCTTGACAATATCTCTGACGACGACATTGTGGGCCTCAACATCCCCAACGGCATTCCCTTGGTGTACGAGCTGGATGCCCAATTGGGTCCTATCCGTCACTACTACCTAGGCGACGCGGAGGCTGCGGCACAAGCGGCTGCGGCCGTGGCATCCCAAGGCAAAGCCTAA
- a CDS encoding rhodanese-like domain-containing protein: MKFIIDNWMLIAIAIASGSMLLWPVLQGAAVSGVSPDGAVRLMNHEKAVVIDIRESSEFAAGHIGAAKSVPLADLEAKLGGTVKNKNLPLILVCQSGTTSARAVSLAKKLGYEQAQSLAGGLAAWKTASLPVEKS; the protein is encoded by the coding sequence GTGAAATTTATTATCGATAACTGGATGCTGATTGCGATCGCCATCGCCTCGGGCTCTATGCTTTTGTGGCCTGTCTTGCAAGGGGCTGCAGTGTCAGGCGTGAGCCCTGACGGCGCTGTTCGCTTGATGAACCACGAAAAAGCCGTCGTCATTGACATCCGAGAGTCGTCAGAATTCGCCGCCGGTCACATTGGTGCCGCCAAGAGCGTTCCGCTCGCGGACCTTGAAGCGAAGTTAGGCGGAACTGTGAAGAACAAAAACCTACCGCTGATCTTGGTATGCCAATCCGGTACCACCTCAGCCCGCGCAGTCTCTCTGGCCAAAAAGCTGGGTTACGAGCAGGCGCAGTCTTTGGCTGGGGGATTGGCTGCTTGGAAAACAGCCAGCTTGCCCGTTGAAAAGTCCTGA
- the grxC gene encoding glutaredoxin 3, which yields MQAVKMYTTAVCPYCVQAKRILKSKGVDHIEEIRIDADPAQRMKMMEVTGRRTVPQIFIGDTHVGGCDDLMALDSQGGLVPLLQSA from the coding sequence ATGCAAGCCGTCAAGATGTACACCACAGCCGTTTGCCCCTACTGCGTGCAAGCCAAGCGCATTCTCAAATCCAAGGGCGTAGACCACATCGAGGAAATTCGCATCGATGCGGACCCCGCCCAGCGCATGAAAATGATGGAAGTGACGGGTCGGCGCACCGTGCCACAGATTTTTATTGGCGACACCCATGTAGGTGGGTGCGATGACCTAATGGCCTTGGACAGCCAAGGCGGCTTGGTGCCTCTGCTTCAAAGCGCTTGA
- the secB gene encoding protein-export chaperone SecB has protein sequence MADQDPVFQIQRVYLKEASLEQPNSPGILLEQEQPAVDIQLGVEGTPVAEGIFEVCVTATVQTKIKDKTVFLVEAKQAGIFEIRNLPQEQLGQILGIACPQIVYPYLRGNVADLIQRGGFPPVHLSEINFQAMYEQQQADAAAAAGSLPQ, from the coding sequence ATGGCTGATCAAGATCCCGTATTCCAAATCCAACGCGTGTACCTCAAAGAAGCGTCTTTGGAGCAACCGAACTCACCAGGCATTTTGTTGGAGCAAGAGCAGCCTGCTGTGGACATTCAATTGGGTGTTGAAGGCACGCCGGTCGCTGAGGGAATTTTTGAAGTGTGTGTCACTGCGACCGTGCAGACAAAAATCAAAGACAAAACCGTGTTCTTGGTGGAAGCAAAGCAAGCCGGTATTTTTGAGATTCGTAACTTGCCACAAGAGCAATTGGGACAGATCTTGGGCATCGCTTGTCCGCAAATTGTGTATCCCTACTTGCGCGGCAACGTGGCTGACCTGATCCAGCGCGGCGGCTTCCCGCCGGTGCACCTGTCAGAAATCAACTTCCAGGCCATGTACGAGCAACAGCAAGCAGATGCAGCCGCAGCAGCGGGAAGCTTGCCACAGTAG
- a CDS encoding NAD(P)H-dependent glycerol-3-phosphate dehydrogenase, which produces MKIIVLGAGAWGTALAVSACTNARVGHEVTLWARDAGQIDAMSHQGVNARYLPTVELPSNLSLSAAPLALLGQDLLGYDLVVLACPMAGLRGLLSQVNGVKAPVAWLCKGFESGSAAADGLMGHEILSQVAPGLAAGVLSGPSFALEVAQSKPTALVAASSDLRVRDTLVAAFHSASLRVYANDDVVGVEVGGGVKNVLAIATGLCDGLNLGLNARAALITRGLAEMTRLGVALGARAETFMGLSGLGDLVLTATGDLSRNRRVGFALSQGQTLAQAVASLGHVAEGVYSARTVVQRARTLGVEMPISQCVVDLLDGKIGATQAVTQLMGRGPAAEGL; this is translated from the coding sequence ATGAAAATCATAGTGTTGGGTGCCGGGGCATGGGGTACCGCCTTGGCGGTGAGCGCTTGCACCAATGCCCGCGTCGGGCATGAGGTCACACTCTGGGCCAGGGATGCTGGGCAGATTGACGCTATGTCTCACCAAGGTGTAAATGCGCGGTACTTGCCAACTGTCGAGTTGCCTTCGAATTTGTCATTGAGTGCGGCCCCGTTGGCGCTGCTTGGACAAGATCTGCTGGGTTACGACTTGGTGGTGCTGGCCTGTCCCATGGCGGGCTTGCGGGGGCTTCTTTCCCAAGTGAATGGTGTGAAAGCGCCGGTCGCCTGGCTGTGCAAAGGTTTTGAGTCTGGGTCCGCTGCGGCAGACGGACTCATGGGCCATGAGATTCTGTCGCAAGTTGCCCCGGGTCTAGCTGCGGGAGTGTTGAGTGGGCCTAGCTTTGCGCTTGAAGTGGCCCAATCCAAACCTACGGCTTTGGTGGCAGCCAGTTCTGACCTAAGGGTTCGGGACACCTTGGTCGCTGCGTTTCACAGCGCTAGTCTGCGGGTCTATGCCAATGATGATGTCGTGGGCGTCGAAGTGGGGGGCGGGGTGAAAAACGTACTGGCGATTGCCACTGGCCTATGTGATGGCTTGAACCTCGGGCTTAATGCGCGCGCAGCGCTGATCACCCGTGGTCTGGCAGAGATGACGCGCTTAGGCGTGGCTCTGGGAGCCCGCGCGGAGACGTTTATGGGCTTAAGTGGCTTAGGCGATTTGGTGCTAACCGCTACAGGCGATTTATCGCGCAACCGACGTGTGGGTTTTGCTTTGTCTCAAGGCCAAACCTTAGCGCAGGCCGTCGCGTCTTTGGGTCATGTGGCGGAGGGGGTCTACAGCGCGCGTACTGTTGTTCAGCGCGCCCGCACTTTGGGTGTAGAGATGCCGATCTCTCAATGTGTTGTAGATCTGCTGGATGGAAAAATTGGGGCAACCCAAGCGGTGACCCAATTGATGGGGCGTGGTCCCGCTGCAGAGGGGCTTTAA
- the cphA gene encoding cyanophycin synthetase: MEVTRIRALRGPNLWSHHTAIQSVVSCNAQERDINLIPGFEARLRARFPEINAFQPTGHNDRITLAHVLEHAALGLQAQAGCPVTFSCTTQTVDADVYQVVVEYSEEEVGKLAMELAQALCQSALDNTPFDLANALAQLRDLDEDVRLGPSTGCIVNAAVARGIPYSRMTEGSMVRFGWGSKQRRIQAAEIDRTSAIAEAIAQDKELTKKLLAAAGVPVPQGRAVSDPEDAWAAAQEIGLPVVVKPLDGNQGKGVTVNITDKEQLLKAYAVATEFRDDVLVEKYMLGNDFRLLVVGDKLVAAARRDPPKVVGDGVHTIAQLVDQVNLDPRRGSGHSTSLTKIRFDEIAHGCLRAQGFGADDVPAKGQRVNLRNNANLSTGGSATDVTDDVHPDVAARAVAAAHMVGLDICGVDLVCDSILRPIEELGGGIVEVNAAPGLRMHLAPSFGKGRAVGEAIISTLFKNGDTGRIPVVAVTGTNGKTTTVRLISHLLAQQGLCVGMTNTDGVYVGSDCIDTGDCSGPKSARSVLLHPDVDAAVLETARGGILREGLAFDRCDVAVVTNIGSGDHLGLNYITTVNELAVLKRVIVQNLGSTGTAVLNAADPIVATMAGKCKGEVIFFAADKFNPVMTTHRAQGHGVVYIENGHLFASNKEVLQTIPLADIPVTMGGAIGFQVENVMASVAAAWALNVPWETIRQGLANFSNDNDNALGRFNMFAHRGATVIADYGHNPDAMLALVSAVEAMAAKKRTVVISGAGDRRDQDIRQQTEILGDAFDSVVLFEDQCQRGRQDGEVIALLRQGLANAKRTQHVVEIRGEFVAIDTAMDALQEGELCLILVDQVEEAMAYIANKVQAG; encoded by the coding sequence ATGGAAGTTACACGCATCAGAGCTTTGCGCGGCCCCAATCTTTGGAGCCACCACACGGCCATCCAGTCCGTTGTCTCATGCAATGCACAGGAGCGAGACATCAACCTCATCCCCGGGTTTGAGGCACGTCTGCGGGCTCGGTTTCCAGAGATCAACGCCTTTCAACCGACGGGCCATAACGACCGAATCACCCTCGCCCACGTTCTCGAGCATGCAGCACTGGGCCTACAAGCCCAAGCAGGCTGCCCCGTCACTTTTAGCTGCACCACACAAACCGTGGACGCGGATGTCTACCAAGTGGTGGTGGAGTACTCCGAAGAAGAAGTCGGCAAGCTCGCTATGGAGCTTGCGCAAGCCCTGTGCCAAAGCGCACTCGACAACACACCCTTTGACCTGGCGAACGCGCTGGCGCAGCTGCGTGACTTGGACGAAGATGTTCGCCTTGGACCGAGCACCGGGTGCATTGTCAACGCGGCAGTGGCACGCGGCATTCCCTACAGCCGCATGACCGAAGGCAGCATGGTGCGTTTTGGCTGGGGCAGCAAGCAAAGGCGTATCCAAGCTGCGGAAATTGACCGCACGAGCGCCATTGCAGAGGCCATTGCCCAAGACAAAGAACTGACCAAGAAACTACTGGCAGCGGCAGGAGTTCCCGTCCCGCAAGGGCGTGCTGTCAGTGACCCGGAAGACGCATGGGCAGCAGCCCAAGAAATCGGGCTTCCCGTCGTCGTCAAACCACTCGACGGAAACCAAGGCAAGGGCGTCACCGTCAACATCACGGACAAAGAGCAGCTGCTCAAAGCGTATGCAGTGGCCACCGAGTTTCGCGACGATGTGTTGGTCGAAAAGTACATGCTTGGCAATGACTTTCGACTGCTGGTGGTCGGCGACAAACTGGTCGCCGCAGCGCGACGCGACCCTCCGAAGGTGGTGGGGGACGGGGTGCACACCATCGCGCAACTGGTAGACCAAGTGAACCTAGACCCACGCAGAGGCTCGGGACACTCCACGTCGCTCACCAAAATCAGGTTTGATGAAATAGCGCACGGGTGCTTGCGCGCACAGGGCTTCGGAGCCGACGATGTGCCTGCCAAGGGCCAGCGCGTGAACCTACGCAACAACGCCAACTTGTCGACCGGGGGCTCAGCCACCGATGTTACGGACGATGTGCATCCCGATGTCGCTGCGCGCGCGGTGGCTGCGGCCCACATGGTTGGCTTGGACATTTGTGGCGTGGACTTGGTCTGCGACAGCATCTTGCGCCCGATAGAAGAACTGGGCGGTGGCATTGTGGAAGTCAATGCCGCCCCGGGCTTGCGCATGCATTTGGCCCCATCCTTTGGCAAAGGCCGTGCTGTGGGCGAAGCCATTATTTCCACGTTGTTCAAAAACGGAGACACGGGGCGCATTCCGGTGGTGGCTGTCACGGGTACGAACGGCAAAACTACTACGGTGCGCCTGATTTCACACCTATTGGCTCAGCAAGGGCTGTGTGTTGGCATGACCAACACCGACGGCGTCTATGTAGGGTCAGACTGCATCGACACTGGGGATTGCAGCGGCCCCAAGAGCGCGCGCAGTGTCTTGCTACATCCAGATGTAGATGCAGCGGTCTTGGAAACGGCACGCGGCGGCATTTTGAGAGAAGGTCTGGCGTTTGACCGCTGCGACGTGGCGGTGGTCACCAATATTGGGAGCGGAGACCATCTGGGGCTGAACTACATCACCACGGTCAATGAGCTCGCGGTGCTTAAGCGTGTCATTGTGCAAAACCTAGGAAGCACGGGAACTGCGGTGCTCAACGCCGCCGACCCTATCGTGGCAACCATGGCAGGCAAGTGCAAAGGCGAGGTCATTTTCTTTGCGGCAGACAAGTTCAATCCGGTGATGACCACGCATCGTGCGCAAGGGCATGGCGTGGTCTACATCGAAAACGGGCACCTTTTCGCCTCCAACAAAGAGGTGCTGCAGACCATCCCTTTGGCGGACATACCTGTCACCATGGGTGGAGCCATTGGCTTCCAAGTTGAAAACGTCATGGCCTCCGTAGCGGCTGCTTGGGCCTTGAATGTACCGTGGGAGACGATTCGCCAAGGTTTGGCCAACTTCTCTAACGACAACGACAATGCTTTGGGGCGATTTAACATGTTTGCCCACCGCGGCGCTACCGTGATTGCAGACTATGGGCATAACCCAGATGCCATGTTGGCCCTGGTGAGTGCGGTAGAAGCCATGGCTGCGAAAAAGCGCACCGTCGTCATCAGTGGCGCGGGTGACCGGCGCGACCAAGACATCCGCCAGCAAACCGAAATCCTAGGCGATGCATTTGACAGCGTGGTGTTGTTTGAAGACCAATGCCAGCGCGGCCGGCAAGACGGCGAAGTGATAGCGCTGCTGCGCCAAGGTCTCGCCAACGCGAAACGCACCCAGCACGTGGTGGAGATACGCGGCGAGTTTGTTGCGATTGACACCGCGATGGATGCGCTCCAAGAAGGCGAACTCTGCCTCATCTTGGTAGACCAAGTGGAAGAAGCAATGGCCTACATCGCCAACAAAGTCCAAGCTGGGTAA